One Gracilimonas sediminicola genomic window carries:
- a CDS encoding FAD-dependent oxidoreductase, with the protein MMKELELNIAGMTCDHCALSIKKNLSKLNGIQKAVVSYPKGKAMVAFDDSTLDKASVIEAVNQTGKYQVVGQSGKEQSGETHYSLIIIGGGSAAFAAAIRTSELGGTALIINKGLPTGGTCVNVGCVPSKTLIRTAEAFHKASRPRFEGIETTATINDFKKVIEQKREMVRDLRQEKYVNVIKDDSNITLIDGYGKLTQANQVEVNNSTYTAENILIATGASPFIPEIPGLKEAGYLTNESAYELEDLPKELVILGGGYIALENAQLFSRLGSRVTVLQRSEHVLSDQPKELATALTGYLEEEGLTILTNTDILEVTKTGNKRSIRFTVNGEERELEADQILVATGRQGNTENLNLKSNGIDTKGRNYIPVDETMRT; encoded by the coding sequence ATGATGAAAGAACTGGAACTGAACATAGCGGGCATGACATGTGATCATTGCGCCTTGTCTATTAAAAAAAATCTATCCAAACTAAACGGAATACAGAAGGCGGTTGTAAGCTACCCCAAAGGAAAGGCAATGGTTGCATTCGATGATTCCACACTTGATAAAGCATCGGTGATTGAAGCGGTAAATCAGACTGGAAAGTATCAGGTAGTGGGCCAATCAGGAAAAGAGCAATCTGGTGAAACCCATTACTCGTTGATTATTATCGGGGGTGGTTCGGCCGCTTTTGCTGCCGCTATCCGAACCAGTGAACTGGGGGGAACCGCGCTGATTATCAATAAAGGTCTGCCAACAGGTGGAACGTGCGTAAATGTTGGGTGCGTGCCTTCCAAAACGCTAATTCGAACAGCAGAAGCCTTCCATAAAGCATCTCGTCCACGGTTTGAAGGGATAGAAACCACTGCAACCATCAATGATTTTAAAAAAGTGATTGAGCAAAAACGGGAGATGGTTCGAGACCTGCGCCAGGAGAAGTATGTGAATGTGATAAAGGATGATTCAAATATTACCCTTATTGATGGGTACGGAAAGTTAACCCAGGCAAATCAGGTCGAAGTTAATAACTCAACCTATACCGCCGAGAACATTTTGATTGCCACAGGAGCTTCCCCATTTATTCCTGAAATACCCGGACTCAAAGAAGCGGGATATCTGACCAATGAATCAGCCTATGAACTTGAGGATCTCCCGAAAGAACTCGTCATTCTGGGCGGCGGATATATTGCTCTGGAAAATGCACAACTTTTTAGTCGGCTTGGTAGCAGGGTAACGGTTTTGCAACGATCAGAACATGTGTTAAGTGATCAACCCAAAGAACTTGCAACGGCCTTGACGGGATATTTGGAAGAGGAAGGATTGACCATTTTAACGAACACGGACATACTGGAAGTAACAAAAACAGGTAACAAAAGAAGCATCCGTTTTACGGTAAACGGAGAAGAAAGAGAACTTGAAGCCGATCAGATATTAGTTGCCACCGGCAGGCAGGGAAATACAGAGAACCTGAATCTTAAATCTAATGGAATTGACACCAAAGGACGAAATTACATTCCCGTTGATGAAACCATGCGAACCAA